From the Flavobacterium galactosidilyticum genome, one window contains:
- the cmk gene encoding (d)CMP kinase — protein MNKKITIAIDGFSSTGKSTLAKQLANHLGYVYVDTGAMYRAVAFFAMQQGYINADFFDKESLINSLLNIKLQFKFNADLGFAEMYLNNLNVETEIRTIEVSRFVSKVAEVSEVRAKLVEQQKEMGKDKAIVMDGRDIGTVVFPDAELKIFMTSSATTRAQRRYDELVAKGDDVSFEEVLKNVEERDYIDTHREDSPLIMADDAIEIDNSHLDRKEQFELVLELVNDTIKSA, from the coding sequence TTGAATAAAAAAATTACTATTGCAATTGATGGCTTTTCATCTACTGGAAAAAGTACTTTAGCAAAGCAGCTCGCTAATCATTTAGGATATGTTTACGTAGATACGGGCGCAATGTATCGTGCCGTAGCTTTTTTTGCAATGCAACAAGGGTATATAAATGCAGATTTTTTCGATAAAGAATCATTAATAAACAGTTTGCTAAACATCAAATTACAATTCAAATTTAATGCTGATTTAGGTTTTGCCGAAATGTATTTGAATAATCTAAATGTAGAAACTGAAATTAGAACGATCGAAGTTTCCCGTTTTGTTAGTAAAGTAGCCGAAGTTTCTGAGGTTCGTGCCAAGTTAGTAGAACAACAAAAAGAAATGGGCAAAGACAAAGCAATTGTAATGGACGGTAGAGACATTGGAACTGTTGTTTTTCCAGATGCCGAACTTAAAATATTCATGACTTCTAGTGCAACAACCAGAGCGCAAAGACGTTACGATGAACTCGTTGCGAAAGGCGACGATGTGTCGTTTGAAGAAGTGCTTAAAAATGTCGAAGAACGTGATTACATTGATACACATCGAGAAGATTCTCCCTTGATAATGGCTGATGATGCTATCGAGATTGACAATTCACATTTGGATAGAAAAGAGCAATTTGAACTCGTTTTAGAATTAGTAAATGATACTATTAAATCAGCATAA
- the porQ gene encoding type IX secretion system protein PorQ, which produces MIKKLLLYILLFVCAVSYSQIGGKYTYQFLNLVTSPRQAALGGKVITIYDNDVNQAHYNPATINEEMDNNLALNYGSYFKEVTYGTASYAYTYDRHLQTFQAGVNYVNYGSFEGYDENGQPTSNFTGSEVALSVGYAYNIPYTDIHIGASAKLISSTLESYHSLGGALDIGAVFIDEKNDVNWALVIRNIGTQFSSYNGVSERLPLEIIAGVSQELENVPIRWHLTLENLQQWNIAFVNPSQSQSSLDGQVADEKVSFVNNTLRHVIMGVELFPKKAFNLRVGYNFRRAEELRLLEQRNFSGVSLGFGLKMNKLKFNYSYSRYTLAGNTSLFGLTMNFQ; this is translated from the coding sequence ATGATTAAAAAACTATTGTTATACATTTTACTTTTTGTTTGCGCTGTTTCATACAGTCAAATAGGAGGCAAGTATACCTATCAGTTTTTGAATTTAGTTACTTCTCCAAGGCAAGCTGCATTAGGCGGAAAAGTCATTACAATTTATGATAATGATGTGAACCAAGCCCATTACAATCCCGCAACTATAAATGAAGAAATGGATAATAATTTAGCGTTAAATTATGGAAGCTATTTCAAAGAAGTAACATATGGAACAGCTTCATATGCTTATACCTATGATCGTCATTTACAAACCTTTCAAGCTGGAGTTAATTATGTGAACTATGGAAGTTTTGAAGGTTATGATGAAAATGGTCAACCTACTTCCAATTTCACGGGGAGTGAAGTGGCGCTTTCTGTAGGTTACGCTTACAATATTCCTTATACAGATATTCATATTGGAGCAAGTGCTAAACTAATCTCTTCAACTTTAGAAAGTTACCACTCTTTAGGAGGTGCTTTAGATATTGGAGCTGTTTTTATTGATGAAAAAAACGACGTAAATTGGGCATTAGTAATCCGAAATATTGGAACTCAATTTTCAAGCTATAACGGCGTCAGTGAGAGATTGCCGCTCGAAATAATAGCAGGTGTCTCGCAAGAACTCGAAAATGTACCTATTCGATGGCATCTTACTTTAGAAAATTTGCAACAGTGGAACATAGCTTTTGTGAATCCTTCACAATCACAATCATCACTCGACGGTCAAGTAGCGGACGAAAAAGTTTCGTTTGTGAATAATACTTTGCGTCATGTAATTATGGGTGTAGAGCTTTTTCCAAAAAAAGCTTTTAATTTGCGTGTTGGATACAACTTTAGAAGAGCAGAAGAATTAAGACTTTTGGAACAGCGTAATTTTTCAGGAGTTTCATTGGGATTTGGTCTAAAAATGAACAAACTCAAATTTAACTATTCCTATTCTAGATATACATTAGCAGGAAATACAAGCCTTTTTGGGCTAACAATGAATTTCCAATAA